From Marivirga harenae, one genomic window encodes:
- a CDS encoding PhzF family phenazine biosynthesis protein, with protein MKSAFPFSIINVFSNSKTGTLGNPSAVILLNQELSDERLQSIATEMKQPATTFLWRTDHENEFKIRWFAPDAEIGLCGHGAMAATVFLTQEFTELALGNGFKLLKGNIIIEADKHSENEHFIILKNIKRSKVQTPPEGLEKALGQKIVEYYSTENKHIVLLENEDSLADMKPNFEALRKIDVFGYSVTAPSSLNDDFVCRTIVPHVQQLEDHATGSTQAVLVDFWAEKLGKSQLESRQLSSRGGYFKTIHHSENFKLIAQSYYTVNGTFFLN; from the coding sequence ATGAAATCTGCATTTCCATTTTCCATCATTAATGTGTTTTCTAATTCCAAGACTGGTACTTTAGGAAACCCTTCAGCTGTAATTCTTCTTAACCAAGAACTATCTGATGAAAGGCTACAATCAATAGCCACCGAAATGAAGCAGCCGGCAACCACCTTCCTATGGAGAACAGATCATGAAAATGAATTTAAGATCAGGTGGTTTGCGCCAGATGCTGAAATTGGTTTATGCGGTCATGGGGCAATGGCGGCTACAGTATTCCTAACTCAAGAATTTACAGAACTAGCTTTAGGGAATGGTTTCAAACTATTGAAAGGTAACATAATTATAGAAGCAGATAAACACTCGGAGAATGAACATTTCATAATTTTGAAAAACATCAAAAGAAGTAAAGTCCAAACTCCCCCTGAAGGATTGGAAAAAGCATTGGGACAAAAGATTGTAGAATATTATTCGACTGAAAACAAGCATATTGTGCTCTTAGAAAATGAGGACAGTCTTGCCGACATGAAACCGAATTTTGAAGCATTAAGGAAAATTGACGTATTTGGATATAGCGTGACTGCTCCTTCTTCACTCAATGATGATTTTGTTTGTAGGACTATTGTTCCACATGTTCAGCAATTAGAGGATCATGCTACGGGCTCAACCCAAGCAGTTCTAGTAGACTTTTGGGCAGAAAAATTAGGCAAATCCCAATTAGAATCACGGCAGTTAAGCTCAAGGGGAGGATATTTTAAGACTATTCATCATTCAGAAAATTTCAAACTAATAGCTCAATCTTATTATACAGTAAACGGAACTTTTTTCTTAAATTAG
- a CDS encoding esterase-like activity of phytase family protein, translating into MIRSFLCLIFVGLISISCSNYQTDQSITNYTIDFIDKIAISNSDFADSTRFGGLSSIDFLGKDNFVLISDDRSEFSPARIYEMKIDFDSSGIKEYALTKTIFLSKKDKSHFAYNEIDPESIRYRKSTDTYLYGSEGGRTKEWVNPFIWEINRAGEFISAVEVPEIFHFRKEKGLRVNGGFEGLTFENDTIIWYANELPLKEDGDEAGFEVGSFPVRLVRHDIKNNNVLGQYAYNISHLVQRPIPEGGFYINSVPELLYIDNGSLWAIERSYTKGVGNFVKLFQINLEGATNIKEVNGLSKEEYKAVGKKMILDFSNFNQKIDNVEGMTFGPISLMAVKVCCLFQMIILIKSKKLSCGCFV; encoded by the coding sequence ATTACACTATTGATTTTATAGATAAAATAGCTATTTCTAATTCTGATTTTGCTGATAGTACTAGATTTGGAGGCTTATCTTCAATTGACTTTTTAGGTAAAGATAATTTTGTATTGATTTCTGATGACAGATCTGAATTTTCACCAGCCAGAATCTATGAAATGAAAATAGATTTTGATTCTAGTGGAATAAAGGAGTATGCTCTTACTAAAACCATCTTTTTATCTAAAAAGGATAAGTCACATTTTGCATACAATGAGATCGATCCGGAGTCAATCAGATACAGAAAATCAACTGATACTTATTTATATGGAAGTGAAGGCGGAAGAACAAAGGAGTGGGTGAATCCATTTATTTGGGAAATAAATCGAGCAGGTGAGTTTATTTCAGCAGTGGAGGTACCTGAAATTTTTCACTTTCGCAAAGAGAAAGGGTTGAGAGTTAATGGAGGATTTGAAGGTTTGACGTTTGAAAATGACACTATCATTTGGTATGCCAATGAATTGCCATTAAAGGAAGATGGTGATGAAGCTGGATTTGAAGTTGGTAGTTTTCCTGTCCGTCTGGTGCGCCATGATATTAAAAATAATAATGTTTTAGGTCAATATGCTTATAATATCAGTCATTTGGTTCAGAGACCTATTCCTGAAGGTGGTTTCTATATCAATTCAGTACCTGAATTATTGTATATTGACAATGGTAGTCTGTGGGCAATAGAAAGATCATACACCAAAGGGGTAGGGAATTTTGTGAAGCTATTTCAAATAAATCTTGAAGGCGCTACAAATATTAAGGAGGTTAATGGCTTGAGTAAAGAAGAATATAAGGCAGTAGGCAAAAAAATGATTCTGGATTTTTCAAACTTCAATCAGAAAATTGATAATGTGGAAGGGATGACTTTTGGCCCAATTTCCCTGATGGCAGTAAAAGTCTGTTGTTTATTTCAGATGATAATTTTAATCAAGAGCAAGAAACTCAGTTGTGGTTGTTTCGTGTAA
- a CDS encoding PH domain-containing protein: MNFFSNFLNSSGVLENSKIMENYGHLFLDEEQIEVGFKLNNDTFVFTNKRLIFIGKQVMESTDISTLSIPFTQISFFSLVTSKNLDPKAILKIWLIGQQEPILEKEFNKSVDVYEVQKILAGHVL, from the coding sequence ATGAATTTCTTTTCAAACTTTCTCAATAGCTCAGGTGTTTTGGAAAATTCCAAGATAATGGAAAACTATGGACATCTTTTCCTTGATGAGGAACAGATAGAAGTAGGTTTTAAACTCAACAATGACACCTTTGTTTTTACAAATAAGAGGTTGATATTTATCGGTAAGCAAGTGATGGAAAGCACTGATATAAGTACTCTATCAATTCCATTTACTCAAATCTCTTTTTTCTCTCTGGTAACAAGTAAGAATCTAGATCCCAAGGCAATTTTAAAAATATGGCTCATTGGGCAGCAAGAACCAATTTTAGAAAAGGAATTTAATAAGTCGGTAGATGTTTACGAGGTGCAAAAGATTTTGGCAGGACATGTACTGTAA
- a CDS encoding S41 family peptidase, giving the protein MAKMKSLLAFLMIFSIILISSCREQEPEPEEFEKGTNEYVNNWIYDNMNLYYYWNEDLPDKSINGASPEDFFYSLLSNQDRFSWIQPNFQELLNSLQGITLESGYEYILYNDPNNENGVIGQIAYVKNGSPAEQSGLKRGDLFTKINGGALTLDNYRDQLGNLSQNHTLTIERYDFENEEFLEIGDFELGAVQFAENPNHLDTVYTRNGKKIGYYVYNLFSVGIDTDSAKYAEEMDQIFEQFKSEGIDHLVLDLRYNGGGAERATINLASLIGSNISEQDIFVKRDYNEGLKQAFIDEYGEDFLNRKFVQKTQNIGSNLKSPQLTVLTSTRTASASELLINGLNPFMETFIIGDTTVGKNVGSTSFYEENNPDNTWGMQPIITKSFNSLNQSDYDLGFYPDIPLRDNSLVKLDLGDVNEKLLREALIYLAGSDEVSRQTKLQEISAKDLMGSMELKRRFGIYDIDLK; this is encoded by the coding sequence ATGGCAAAAATGAAAAGTCTTCTCGCTTTTTTAATGATCTTTTCTATTATTCTGATTTCATCTTGCCGGGAACAGGAGCCGGAGCCAGAGGAATTTGAAAAAGGAACCAATGAATATGTGAACAATTGGATTTATGATAATATGAATCTGTACTATTATTGGAATGAGGATTTACCGGATAAAAGTATAAATGGAGCAAGCCCTGAGGATTTTTTCTATAGCTTACTTTCAAATCAAGATAGATTTTCTTGGATTCAGCCAAATTTTCAAGAATTACTTAATTCCCTTCAAGGAATCACCTTAGAATCGGGCTATGAGTACATCTTATATAATGACCCAAATAACGAGAATGGCGTGATTGGACAAATCGCTTATGTGAAAAATGGATCTCCAGCAGAGCAGAGTGGTCTAAAAAGGGGCGATCTTTTTACTAAAATCAATGGGGGTGCCTTGACTTTAGATAATTACAGAGATCAACTTGGCAATCTCAGTCAAAACCATACTTTAACGATTGAGCGATATGATTTCGAAAACGAGGAATTTTTAGAAATAGGAGATTTCGAGCTGGGTGCTGTACAATTTGCTGAAAATCCTAATCACCTTGATACGGTTTATACACGAAACGGTAAAAAAATAGGCTATTATGTATATAATTTATTTTCAGTAGGGATTGACACTGATAGTGCCAAATATGCCGAGGAAATGGATCAAATATTTGAACAATTCAAATCTGAAGGGATCGATCACCTTGTGCTTGACTTAAGATACAACGGTGGCGGTGCTGAAAGAGCAACAATTAATTTGGCAAGCTTAATAGGCTCCAATATCTCCGAGCAGGACATATTTGTGAAAAGGGATTATAACGAAGGACTAAAACAAGCTTTTATTGATGAGTACGGTGAAGATTTTTTGAACCGGAAATTCGTTCAAAAAACTCAAAATATAGGCTCAAACCTTAAAAGTCCGCAGCTAACTGTGTTAACATCCACCAGAACAGCTTCCGCATCAGAACTTTTGATAAATGGATTAAACCCTTTTATGGAAACTTTTATCATAGGAGATACGACTGTTGGTAAAAATGTTGGTTCCACTAGTTTCTACGAAGAGAACAACCCCGACAACACTTGGGGAATGCAACCTATCATTACCAAGTCTTTTAATAGCCTGAATCAATCTGATTATGATTTAGGATTTTATCCTGACATCCCCTTAAGAGACAATTCTTTAGTAAAGCTAGATTTAGGTGATGTGAATGAAAAACTATTGAGGGAGGCTTTAATCTATTTGGCTGGTTCTGATGAGGTCAGTAGACAGACAAAACTGCAGGAAATTTCTGCCAAAGACCTTATGGGAAGTATGGAGCTAAAAAGAAGGTTTGGAATCTATGATATTGACTTGAAATAA